In Pseudomonadota bacterium, one DNA window encodes the following:
- a CDS encoding flagellar basal body-associated FliL family protein, whose translation MAEENQNPEAEGGEGSEEKKGSSKILLIAILAVVLLGGAAGAAFFFISSGGDDEQAALEAEAAAAAEAEAMMPEEPQAHFMEVPEILVNLASSGTASRYLKLKVNLEVSSEEDMTKLERVMPRVIDDFQVYLRQLRAEDLSASSGVYRLKEALLLRASQAAHPVKVTDVLFKEILVQ comes from the coding sequence ATGGCTGAAGAAAATCAAAATCCAGAAGCTGAGGGCGGCGAAGGGTCTGAAGAGAAAAAAGGCTCATCAAAAATTCTACTGATTGCAATTCTTGCGGTTGTTTTACTTGGAGGTGCAGCGGGTGCAGCATTCTTCTTTATCTCATCTGGTGGTGATGATGAACAGGCAGCACTTGAAGCAGAAGCGGCAGCGGCTGCTGAAGCTGAAGCTATGATGCCTGAAGAGCCACAAGCACACTTTATGGAAGTTCCAGAAATTCTTGTGAACCTAGCAAGCTCAGGCACGGCAAGCCGTTACCTGAAGCTAAAAGTGAACCTAGAGGTGAGCAGTGAAGAAGATATGACTAAGCTTGAGCGCGTGATGCCACGTGTGATTGATGACTTCCAAGTTTACTTGCGTCAGTTGCGTGCAGAAGACCTGAGTGCATCTAGCGGTGTGTATCGTTTGAAGGAAGCGCTTTTGCTACGTGCAAGCCAAGCAGCACATCCTGTTAAAGTCACAGATGTGCTCTTTAAGGAAATTTTGGTTCAATAA
- the fliS gene encoding flagellar export chaperone FliS: protein MNQNAAKHYWEQQILNASPAERVVLLYDGAIRFLLSAKQAIEAGDIQSRFNNNKRAGDIIMYLFETLDMEKGGEIAGNLSRIYQYMLNRLVQIDLKNDTEVIDEVVGQLRQLRESWVKIASGGASAQQDEPVVRSATA, encoded by the coding sequence ATGAATCAAAACGCCGCAAAACATTATTGGGAACAACAGATCCTGAACGCGTCGCCAGCAGAGCGTGTTGTGCTGCTATACGATGGAGCGATTCGCTTCCTTCTATCAGCAAAGCAAGCCATTGAAGCAGGGGACATTCAGTCTCGTTTTAACAATAATAAGCGTGCGGGTGATATTATCATGTATCTTTTCGAAACTCTTGATATGGAAAAGGGTGGAGAAATTGCGGGCAATCTTTCTCGTATCTATCAGTATATGCTGAACCGTTTGGTTCAAATTGATCTGAAAAACGATACAGAAGTGATTGATGAAGTTGTTGGGCAACTTAGACAGCTCCGCGAATCATGGGTGAAAATTGCCAGCGGCGGTGCATCTGCGCAACAGGACGAACCTGTTGTTCGCTCTGCAACTGCTTGA
- the fliD gene encoding flagellar filament capping protein FliD — protein MTDSLLNTSFASTTDSGNLRFSGLSSNIDWQSTVDAIMQAKRIPATQIEDKIAVNDTKLTAYSDLTLIADNLKTSLDQLRGGVSFFAEDVFDTKQAFTTSTAAAGAPGGYTPVAADSLVGVLAGDDATVGTHRLTIHQLAQSHQMRSDAFADTNATALSAQGFTIGTFTMNGESITIDADDTLADMQDKINSSNAGVNASIVSVSPTEHYLVMTAEDTGTANAIDFAGGNATTDSFGFTDGVGGIKTELTAAQDAIIDVDGITGITRSSNAIDDVLEGITLDLFGAEPNTEINIEIEQNLNEIQGAVQGFVDAYNLMKEFIIDQRTQRVRSDAEGAESEFGALAFDSTLRSIDRELGEMINTVIPGAASGYETLGQIGIEIGGNFMLEIDQDKFNDALVNNTDGVRKIFAFDATTSDSRVSVVGFDQSTQPNVDGSGNLQPYYLDIAGTDASGNVIQAAISTTAGGGVIGDGSATQSSQVITATDNTSANGLQLFFNGDPSLGPINDIEVTFTRGVADQLYGYLEDITALDGQLRTDVTTLEEQNVDYQDRIAQIDERLEVQRNSLTQQFISMETALAQLNQLRDQLTQQLGALNGDS, from the coding sequence ATGACCGACTCATTACTGAATACTAGTTTTGCTAGCACCACTGACAGTGGTAATTTGCGCTTCTCAGGTCTATCGTCAAATATTGACTGGCAGTCTACTGTTGACGCCATTATGCAGGCCAAGCGAATTCCAGCAACTCAGATTGAGGATAAAATCGCTGTTAACGATACAAAGCTGACGGCTTACAGCGATCTTACACTTATTGCAGATAACTTAAAGACAAGCTTAGATCAACTCCGTGGGGGCGTGAGTTTCTTTGCTGAAGATGTATTTGATACAAAGCAAGCCTTTACAACATCAACAGCCGCAGCTGGTGCACCTGGTGGTTACACGCCTGTTGCAGCAGATAGTCTTGTTGGTGTTCTTGCTGGTGATGATGCAACTGTGGGAACGCACAGGCTGACAATTCATCAGCTTGCACAATCACACCAAATGCGCAGTGATGCTTTTGCAGATACCAATGCAACAGCACTTTCAGCGCAAGGTTTTACAATTGGTACATTTACAATGAATGGTGAGAGCATCACCATTGATGCGGATGACACTCTTGCAGATATGCAAGACAAAATTAACTCATCAAATGCTGGCGTCAATGCGTCTATCGTATCGGTAAGCCCAACAGAGCATTACCTCGTGATGACAGCTGAAGATACGGGTACGGCCAATGCAATTGATTTTGCTGGCGGTAACGCAACAACAGATAGCTTTGGCTTTACTGATGGTGTTGGCGGTATTAAGACTGAACTTACTGCCGCGCAAGATGCCATTATTGATGTTGACGGTATTACAGGCATTACACGTTCTTCTAACGCCATTGATGATGTCTTAGAAGGGATTACGCTTGATCTGTTTGGTGCAGAGCCAAATACTGAAATTAACATTGAGATTGAGCAAAACTTGAATGAGATTCAAGGCGCAGTTCAAGGGTTTGTTGATGCTTACAACCTGATGAAAGAGTTTATTATTGACCAAAGAACGCAGCGTGTACGTAGCGATGCGGAAGGTGCTGAGTCAGAGTTTGGTGCCCTTGCTTTTGATTCAACACTTAGAAGTATTGACCGCGAGCTTGGTGAAATGATTAACACGGTTATCCCGGGTGCGGCTTCTGGTTATGAAACACTTGGTCAGATTGGTATTGAAATCGGTGGTAACTTTATGCTGGAAATTGACCAGGATAAATTTAATGATGCGCTTGTCAATAATACTGACGGTGTGCGTAAGATCTTCGCTTTTGATGCGACAACGTCAGATTCACGTGTGAGTGTGGTTGGTTTTGACCAAAGTACACAGCCAAATGTGGATGGTTCTGGTAATTTGCAGCCTTACTACCTAGATATTGCGGGTACGGATGCGTCAGGAAATGTGATTCAAGCCGCAATTAGCACAACAGCTGGTGGCGGTGTCATTGGTGATGGTTCGGCAACGCAAAGCTCTCAAGTGATTACAGCAACTGACAATACATCAGCGAATGGTCTTCAGCTCTTCTTTAACGGAGATCCGAGCCTTGGCCCAATTAACGATATTGAAGTGACGTTTACACGTGGTGTAGCGGATCAGCTTTATGGTTACCTTGAGGATATTACAGCGCTGGATGGTCAACTGCGTACAGATGTTACAACTCTGGAAGAGCAGAATGTTGATTATCAAGATCGTATTGCACAAATTGATGAACGCCTAGAAGTGCAGAGAAACAGCCTAACACAGCAGTTCATTTCTATGGAGACAGCGCTTGCTCAATTGAACCAATTACGTGACCAATTGACACAGCAGCTTGGTGCTCTAAATGGTGACAGTTAA